From a single Fusobacterium pseudoperiodonticum genomic region:
- a CDS encoding tail protein X: MQEQVYKTEAGDTWDLIAFKLFGNENLMQELLEENIELSEIVIFPAGVELSIPEIKEDKKRGVAPWLVQI, translated from the coding sequence ATGCAAGAACAAGTTTATAAAACAGAAGCTGGAGATACATGGGATCTAATTGCCTTTAAACTTTTTGGTAATGAAAATCTTATGCAAGAACTATTAGAAGAAAATATTGAACTTTCTGAAATAGTTATCTTTCCAGCAGGAGTTGAACTTTCTATTCCTGAAATAAAAGAAGATAAAAAGAGAGGTGTTGCTCCATGGCTAGTTCAAATTTAG
- a CDS encoding head maturation protease, ClpP-related, producing MDILNQARKNKNELNIQIYGQIGGFSWFDETVTSDQVYKELENFGNDIDVINLYINSPGGSVTEGCAIYSALKRHKAVKNVYIDGQCSSIASVIAMAGDKIAMSPVATMMIHNPITALAGDAEEMRKTANILDIMKETIINAYVTKSHLSREEISNLMDTTTYLTAKQAIEKGFATEEIVFDVKNSEFSNLENFKIKPKQVINSGNTEKKGGESMGAKNMQELEAQNKELVEDIRKEAIAQERARINDLDALDVQTKGKCKDIIDEAKLSGKTRAEIVENVLAKFIENNANTEETEKVPEDKNPADILNIRRQESKKVEVDNRAPGQTDNTKELIADIVNLANA from the coding sequence ATGGATATATTAAACCAAGCAAGAAAGAATAAGAATGAATTAAACATTCAAATATATGGTCAAATTGGTGGGTTTTCCTGGTTTGATGAAACTGTAACATCAGATCAAGTCTACAAAGAACTTGAAAACTTTGGAAATGACATAGATGTTATAAATCTTTATATTAACAGTCCAGGAGGTTCAGTAACAGAAGGGTGTGCAATTTATAGTGCTTTAAAAAGACATAAGGCAGTAAAAAATGTTTACATAGATGGACAATGCTCATCAATAGCATCAGTTATAGCCATGGCTGGAGACAAAATTGCTATGAGTCCAGTCGCAACTATGATGATACATAATCCAATTACAGCACTGGCTGGAGATGCAGAAGAAATGAGAAAAACTGCAAACATTTTAGATATTATGAAAGAAACTATCATTAATGCTTATGTTACAAAATCTCATTTAAGTAGAGAAGAAATATCTAATTTAATGGATACAACAACTTATCTTACAGCTAAACAAGCTATTGAAAAAGGATTTGCAACAGAAGAAATTGTATTTGATGTAAAAAATTCTGAATTTTCAAATTTAGAAAACTTTAAAATAAAACCTAAACAAGTTATCAACAGTGGAAACACTGAAAAAAAAGGAGGAGAGAGCATGGGAGCAAAAAACATGCAGGAGCTAGAAGCTCAAAATAAAGAATTGGTAGAAGATATCAGAAAGGAGGCTATAGCACAAGAAAGAGCAAGAATCAATGATTTAGATGCACTTGATGTCCAAACAAAAGGTAAATGTAAAGACATTATAGATGAAGCTAAATTATCTGGTAAAACAAGAGCTGAAATAGTTGAAAATGTATTAGCAAAATTTATTGAAAATAATGCAAATACAGAGGAAACTGAAAAAGTTCCTGAAGATAAAAATCCAGCTGATATTTTAAATATCAGAAGACAAGAAAGTAAAAAAGTAGAAGTAGATAATAGAGCACCTGGACAAACTGATAACACAAAAGAGTTAATAGCTGATATTGTAAATTTAGCAAATGCATAA
- a CDS encoding phage baseplate protein → MISALKGTVGIIQSINTADYTATVQLPEYNNQITEGLQILSPVTLGNKITSIPKVNTPVFCIFIGDDTERGFIIGSYFSDKNISNSQEDEYKIDYQGSSLTIKEDGNIELKGTLTKIDSEVIITGDTTIEKNMIVTQNVTISGGMSAKKGFETEKATLKNGKLDVQSIDYKEMSKK, encoded by the coding sequence ATGATTTCAGCATTAAAAGGAACAGTAGGAATTATCCAAAGTATTAATACAGCTGATTATACTGCTACTGTACAACTTCCTGAATATAACAACCAAATAACAGAAGGACTTCAAATTCTATCTCCAGTAACATTAGGAAATAAAATAACTTCTATTCCAAAAGTTAATACTCCAGTATTTTGTATATTTATAGGAGATGATACCGAAAGAGGATTTATAATTGGAAGCTATTTTTCTGATAAAAATATAAGTAATTCTCAAGAAGATGAATACAAAATTGATTATCAAGGGTCAAGCCTTACAATCAAGGAAGATGGAAATATTGAGTTAAAAGGAACTTTAACAAAAATAGATAGTGAAGTTATTATAACTGGAGATACTACAATAGAAAAAAATATGATAGTAACTCAAAATGTAACAATCAGTGGTGGAATGTCAGCTAAAAAAGGCTTTGAAACTGAAAAAGCTACATTAAAAAATGGGAAATTAGATGTTCAATCTATTGATTATAAGGAGATGAGTAAGAAATGA
- a CDS encoding baseplate J/gp47 family protein: MKEFNLIDSNPESILADALRFHEEITGERLELCTKEAYLYSTVAALLANIKANMNDVAKQNFLKYSREERLDLKGNFYGERGIRLKANKARTTIRCNISSVVAKDVIIAKGTRFLYKNYMFYTEQEYKIKQGDTYVDVIAVAEIAGELGKILAGDIKEIVDRYEYIKEITNITDVTGGREEENDDEYRKRLELIPESFTTGGSEGSYEYWVKKSSNLVTDVFINSPRPNYIDIYVVNGLEHLSQEEKQKIKNYITENKNIKVLNDQLEIKDPVFHNYNIDLDYWVYDNSLVSKSEIEKELRSSLEQYTKSFKMGESINLQDIIDISKNVEGIRRVEIKSPQTYIGQKFHLAKCGTITISYKGAEAK, encoded by the coding sequence ATGAAAGAATTTAATTTAATTGACTCTAATCCTGAATCAATATTAGCTGACGCTTTGAGATTCCATGAAGAAATTACAGGAGAAAGATTAGAGTTATGTACAAAAGAAGCATATTTATACTCAACGGTTGCAGCATTGTTGGCAAATATAAAAGCTAATATGAATGATGTAGCAAAGCAAAACTTCTTGAAATATTCAAGAGAAGAAAGACTAGATTTAAAAGGAAATTTCTATGGTGAAAGAGGTATTAGATTAAAAGCAAATAAAGCAAGAACTACAATTAGATGTAATATATCATCAGTTGTAGCAAAAGATGTAATTATAGCCAAGGGTACAAGGTTTCTCTATAAGAATTATATGTTCTATACAGAACAAGAATATAAAATAAAACAAGGAGATACTTATGTTGATGTTATAGCTGTAGCTGAAATTGCTGGAGAACTAGGGAAAATACTAGCTGGAGATATTAAAGAAATAGTTGATAGATATGAGTATATAAAAGAGATAACTAATATAACTGATGTAACAGGTGGTAGAGAAGAAGAAAATGATGATGAATATAGAAAAAGATTAGAGCTTATTCCAGAATCTTTTACAACAGGTGGTTCAGAAGGTTCATATGAATATTGGGTTAAGAAATCATCAAATCTTGTTACAGATGTATTTATAAACAGTCCTAGACCTAATTATATTGATATTTATGTTGTTAATGGACTAGAACATCTCTCACAAGAAGAAAAACAGAAAATAAAGAATTATATAACTGAAAACAAAAATATAAAAGTTTTAAATGACCAGTTAGAAATAAAAGATCCTGTTTTTCACAATTATAATATTGATTTAGATTACTGGGTATACGATAATTCGTTAGTATCGAAATCAGAAATAGAAAAAGAATTAAGAAGCTCATTAGAACAATATACTAAATCTTTTAAAATGGGAGAAAGTATAAATTTACAGGATATTATAGATATTTCTAAAAATGTGGAAGGAATAAGAAGAGTTGAAATAAAATCACCTCAAACTTATATAGGTCAAAAGTTTCACTTAGCAAAATGTGGAACTATAACAATTTCATATAAAGGAGCTGAAGCAAAATGA
- a CDS encoding phage tail protein, protein MNVLSRLTKDFLNNFTNLNFSSNLGSYGDIVFQVSRGNVLTPEGIDLTISSKIEEHDNLGEAPYTEFIHRNLRSISLNIKLVYTLTDINDALLKLEKICENGEYYPLILGNKPLSKYGFILIDFKQGIKSTNSNGELEVVNCSLTLKEYIPKLDRLLLPTTNNLTTENKENTRNNNNNRSNQKNTKKNKKILKKKSKTNVYSKNKDEKKWLRGLVEDDLRGY, encoded by the coding sequence ATGAATGTACTAAGTAGATTAACAAAAGATTTCTTAAATAATTTTACTAACTTAAATTTCTCAAGTAATCTAGGAAGTTATGGAGATATTGTTTTTCAAGTAAGTCGTGGAAATGTTTTAACTCCTGAAGGGATTGATTTAACAATATCATCAAAAATTGAAGAACATGATAATCTTGGAGAAGCTCCTTATACAGAATTTATTCATAGAAATTTAAGATCTATTTCTTTAAATATAAAGTTAGTTTATACATTAACAGATATAAATGATGCTTTACTAAAATTAGAAAAAATATGTGAAAATGGTGAATATTATCCACTTATTTTAGGAAATAAACCTTTGTCAAAATATGGATTTATTTTAATAGATTTTAAACAAGGAATAAAAAGCACAAATTCAAATGGAGAACTAGAAGTTGTAAATTGTTCTTTAACCTTAAAAGAATATATTCCAAAGTTAGATAGACTTCTATTACCTACGACAAATAACTTAACAACAGAAAATAAAGAAAATACTAGAAACAACAATAATAATAGAAGTAATCAAAAGAATACTAAAAAAAATAAAAAGATTTTAAAGAAAAAATCTAAGACTAATGTTTATTCAAAAAATAAAGATGAAAAAAAATGGCTACGTGGATTAGTTGAAGATGATTTAAGAGGATATTAA
- a CDS encoding phage major tail tube protein, which produces MIRSTIIEDAIIRLNGTDELVGIANITLPDIEHKTETISGLGVIEHDEPIPTAFNAMKLQLKFINRSKDIMFEYGSNVNLTAKAAILVENSETHENDEIEASYSFKGKRIKTGGGDLGKAVKNETEVELSLTYYKEEIDGKVIHEIDVYNKVAIVNGKDLYEKVRSILS; this is translated from the coding sequence ATGATTAGATCAACAATAATTGAAGATGCAATTATAAGATTAAATGGAACAGATGAATTAGTAGGGATAGCAAATATTACTTTACCTGATATAGAACATAAAACAGAGACTATAAGTGGGTTAGGTGTAATAGAACATGATGAACCTATTCCAACAGCATTTAATGCTATGAAGTTGCAACTGAAATTTATAAACAGAAGTAAAGACATAATGTTTGAATATGGAAGCAATGTCAATTTAACAGCTAAAGCAGCAATACTAGTTGAAAATTCAGAAACTCATGAAAATGATGAAATAGAAGCAAGTTATTCTTTTAAAGGAAAAAGAATTAAAACAGGTGGTGGAGACTTAGGAAAAGCTGTAAAAAATGAAACAGAAGTAGAATTATCTCTAACTTATTACAAAGAAGAAATAGATGGAAAAGTTATACATGAAATTGATGTATATAACAAAGTAGCTATTGTAAATGGTAAAGATTTATATGAAAAAGTAAGAAGTATCTTATCTTAG
- a CDS encoding phage tail tape measure protein encodes MAKKMDLIMKVQGLIDKSLPGNLKKLANEVKNLRAERQKMEKAQKTLKAQKELNKEITANVAKYRKLRNELKALDEIKKRNVNLTEAEKKKYESLTKKAKALETTIKSQSKSFQKYGMELKKLKIPFDNLQSEIDQTIRKEKELIAQQKIVAKSQGFLKGAKDKVKTGIKVAAVATVGAAIGIGTSSAKEYLEFDKQMIKVKALTGATIQEYEALKKKAMEVGKTTIFTSEEAAAGMEKFALAGFKPKEIISAIPPIFDLATASGEDFIMISDMISDNMTAFKIGIDDVGHASDILANTMSRSNTNIQMLGEAFKYVSSSASNLNIDLSTTSAAIGLMGDQAIKSGQAGRDLKQAFSKIADAGVQKKLESLGVSVKDSKGEFIGLVDFVRQLEKVTGKMSGIDKQAFLKDLFGDQGSLAMNKLLTATKEVNGVMYEGADALAEFAKENENATGKAKEMAQTILDSDSGKWALVQSAISDVKLKIGKAIFSSGGTQLMDTVMSWLNELSNVLDGNLNESEANKFWQSFIENGKMALNSIKNIGIVLWNVFKVLNTIGIDNILVFVTVFTATSKVLKFAGAVKEVFTTVKAAGGIMSALKAGIAALGGPISLVIAGVALLGFIIYKNWDKIKVFFKAVWETVKGIGTIISGIFKAVVDGVVNLFKWLWNKLKTYFNNFGFLLLGPIGIFIKLGQLIYQNWDLIKEKLSSVWEYIKSIPEKVVETVLNFISTIGNFLVNLVSEVITGIKNLFLKLWDTAVQFFNNFGFLLLGPIGIFIKLGTVVHENWDLIKNKISSIFESFKNTIKNLAEQIKSFFAKPFEYMSEAIAGAKEKVLDFARKIPGVKYLVGEKENVAKVNGSHANGLNYVPFDGYIAELHKGERVLTKDENESIFGSLRNRLHSATQSNQSENSSKETNVTYQINNTFNFTGVSKDTENSIIEKLQESLNELKRQLEKMKEERETYARTSL; translated from the coding sequence TTGGCAAAGAAAATGGATTTGATTATGAAAGTACAAGGGCTTATAGATAAATCACTACCTGGAAATTTAAAAAAATTAGCTAATGAGGTTAAGAACTTAAGAGCTGAAAGACAAAAAATGGAAAAGGCTCAAAAGACTTTAAAGGCTCAAAAAGAATTAAATAAAGAAATAACAGCTAATGTTGCTAAATATAGAAAACTTAGAAATGAATTAAAAGCCTTAGATGAGATAAAAAAGAGAAATGTTAATCTAACAGAAGCTGAAAAAAAGAAATATGAAAGCTTAACTAAAAAAGCTAAAGCATTAGAAACTACTATAAAATCACAATCTAAATCATTCCAAAAGTATGGAATGGAGCTAAAAAAATTAAAAATACCTTTTGATAACTTACAAAGTGAAATAGATCAGACAATAAGAAAAGAAAAGGAATTAATAGCTCAACAAAAAATAGTTGCTAAGAGTCAAGGTTTTTTAAAAGGTGCAAAAGATAAGGTAAAAACTGGAATAAAAGTTGCAGCAGTTGCAACAGTTGGTGCTGCAATTGGAATAGGAACTTCATCAGCTAAAGAGTATTTAGAATTTGATAAGCAAATGATTAAAGTTAAGGCTTTAACAGGAGCTACAATACAAGAATATGAAGCTTTAAAAAAGAAAGCTATGGAAGTTGGAAAAACAACAATATTCACATCTGAAGAAGCTGCAGCTGGTATGGAGAAGTTCGCCTTAGCTGGGTTTAAACCAAAAGAAATAATTTCAGCAATACCACCTATTTTTGACTTAGCAACAGCATCAGGAGAAGATTTTATAATGATATCAGATATGATATCAGATAATATGACTGCTTTTAAAATTGGAATTGATGATGTTGGACATGCTTCAGATATTTTAGCTAATACAATGTCAAGAAGTAATACTAATATACAAATGCTAGGAGAAGCATTTAAATATGTATCTTCATCAGCTAGTAACTTGAATATAGACTTATCAACTACATCAGCTGCAATTGGTTTAATGGGAGACCAAGCTATAAAATCAGGACAAGCTGGTAGAGATTTAAAACAAGCATTTTCAAAAATAGCTGATGCAGGAGTACAAAAGAAATTAGAAAGCCTAGGAGTTAGTGTAAAGGATTCTAAGGGAGAGTTTATTGGACTTGTTGATTTTGTTAGACAACTTGAAAAAGTTACAGGAAAAATGAGTGGAATAGACAAACAAGCATTCTTAAAAGACTTATTTGGTGACCAAGGTAGTTTAGCTATGAATAAATTATTAACTGCAACAAAAGAAGTCAATGGTGTTATGTACGAAGGAGCAGATGCCTTAGCTGAGTTTGCAAAAGAAAATGAAAATGCGACAGGAAAAGCAAAAGAAATGGCTCAAACAATTCTTGATAGTGATTCAGGAAAATGGGCTTTAGTTCAATCGGCAATATCTGATGTAAAACTAAAAATAGGTAAAGCTATATTTTCTAGTGGTGGAACTCAACTAATGGACACAGTTATGAGTTGGTTAAATGAACTTTCAAATGTTCTTGATGGAAATCTAAATGAAAGTGAAGCTAATAAGTTTTGGCAATCATTTATAGAAAATGGAAAAATGGCATTAAATTCTATAAAAAATATAGGAATTGTACTTTGGAATGTCTTTAAAGTATTAAATACTATTGGAATAGATAATATCTTAGTTTTTGTAACAGTTTTTACTGCAACATCAAAAGTATTAAAATTTGCAGGAGCTGTAAAAGAAGTATTCACAACTGTAAAGGCTGCTGGTGGAATTATGTCAGCATTAAAAGCTGGAATAGCTGCTCTAGGTGGTCCGATTAGTTTAGTTATAGCTGGTGTAGCTTTACTTGGTTTTATAATCTATAAAAATTGGGATAAAATTAAAGTATTTTTTAAAGCTGTTTGGGAAACTGTAAAAGGTATAGGAACTATTATAAGTGGTATTTTTAAAGCTGTTGTTGATGGAGTAGTTAATCTATTTAAATGGCTTTGGAATAAGCTAAAAACTTATTTTAATAACTTTGGATTTCTATTATTAGGTCCGATAGGAATATTCATAAAATTAGGGCAACTAATATATCAAAATTGGGATTTGATAAAGGAAAAATTAAGTAGTGTTTGGGAATACATAAAATCTATTCCTGAAAAAGTTGTAGAAACTGTTCTTAATTTTATATCAACAATTGGAAATTTCTTAGTTAACCTAGTTAGTGAAGTGATAACTGGAATAAAAAATTTATTCTTAAAACTTTGGGATACGGCTGTTCAATTTTTCAATAACTTTGGTTTCTTATTATTAGGTCCGATAGGAATATTTATAAAATTAGGAACTGTTGTTCATGAAAATTGGGATCTAATAAAAAATAAAATTTCATCAATATTTGAATCTTTTAAAAATACTATTAAAAATCTTGCTGAACAGATAAAATCATTCTTTGCAAAACCATTTGAATATATGTCTGAAGCTATAGCTGGAGCAAAAGAAAAGGTTTTAGACTTTGCAAGAAAAATTCCAGGAGTTAAATACTTAGTTGGAGAAAAAGAAAACGTAGCAAAAGTAAATGGAAGTCATGCTAATGGACTAAATTATGTACCATTTGATGGTTACATTGCTGAACTTCATAAGGGAGAAAGAGTCCTAACAAAAGATGAAAATGAAAGTATATTTGGAAGCTTAAGAAATAGATTACATAGTGCAACTCAAAGTAATCAATCAGAGAATAGTTCTAAAGAAACAAATGTTACTTATCAAATAAATAATACTTTTAATTTTACTGGAGTATCAAAAGATACTGAAAATAGTATTATAGAAAAGTTGCAAGAAAGTTTGAATGAACTTAAAAGGCAACTAGAAAAAATGAAGGAGGAAAGAGAAACTTATGCAAGAACAAGTTTATAA
- a CDS encoding major capsid protein: protein MSSKIFGLIALTAIIEQTKAPKNFLYNLLVGEEKPEKVQELEVHTKEAGRKRAPLVGRRQQGVFIEKDSFAVQTVKPAWIKLQAVNEAEAIFEQQFGKTRYADPQGVGKQMLADTIKDFKDIAFRTRQWMLIETLKTGVCPMESGVEGVKYGDINTEVLTGNDLFSNPNCNPIDYLEKKQTEIQKQTGVVIDTVIFSPDVAGAFLKNEKVKEYLNTRHANYVRVNDSKAETDDGRKEIAYLPTLGITIFSFVDWYEDMETGNEEQVVPAKTCIGVKAKSFAFKYAAMSIRTEQGKPAQLLVKKEAIRKWYPDYSEDEELQYFSRPLCMPREDVKSWFIATVL, encoded by the coding sequence ATGTCATCAAAAATATTTGGATTAATCGCATTAACAGCCATAATAGAGCAAACAAAAGCACCTAAAAATTTTCTATATAACCTATTAGTAGGGGAAGAAAAACCTGAAAAAGTACAAGAATTAGAAGTACATACTAAAGAAGCTGGAAGAAAAAGAGCACCTTTAGTAGGAAGAAGACAACAAGGAGTATTTATAGAAAAAGACTCTTTCGCAGTACAAACAGTTAAACCAGCATGGATAAAATTACAAGCAGTCAATGAAGCAGAAGCTATATTTGAACAACAATTTGGTAAAACTCGTTATGCTGATCCACAAGGAGTAGGGAAACAAATGTTAGCAGACACTATTAAAGATTTTAAAGATATAGCATTCAGAACAAGACAATGGATGTTAATAGAAACTTTGAAAACTGGAGTTTGTCCTATGGAATCAGGAGTAGAAGGTGTTAAATATGGAGATATTAATACAGAAGTTCTTACAGGAAATGACCTTTTCAGTAATCCAAATTGTAATCCAATAGATTACTTAGAAAAAAAACAAACTGAAATTCAAAAACAAACTGGAGTTGTAATAGATACAGTAATATTCTCTCCTGATGTTGCTGGAGCATTTTTAAAAAATGAAAAGGTTAAGGAATATCTAAATACAAGACATGCTAATTATGTTCGTGTGAATGATTCTAAAGCTGAAACAGATGATGGTAGAAAAGAAATAGCATATTTACCTACATTAGGAATAACAATATTTTCTTTTGTTGACTGGTATGAAGATATGGAAACAGGAAATGAAGAACAAGTTGTTCCAGCTAAAACTTGTATAGGAGTAAAAGCTAAAAGCTTTGCATTTAAATATGCTGCAATGTCTATAAGAACAGAACAAGGAAAACCTGCTCAACTGCTTGTTAAAAAGGAAGCTATTAGAAAATGGTATCCAGATTATAGTGAAGATGAAGAATTACAATACTTCTCAAGGCCATTATGTATGCCTCGTGAAGATGTAAAATCTTGGTTCATTGCAACTGTTTTATAA
- a CDS encoding phage late control D family protein, whose translation MASSNLVRRASPTFFINNKDVTEEMLKHIVDMEIVDNLEGTLDEIIIKLNNENNRFLTTNWAIPKGTEAKIGIKTLNWNSEFEGESHSDIGIFNIDIRQFNRKTATFKGISAPLSSRDAKRSKIWANISLEALGKEFADRYKLKYFYKVKENITLKNIKQEEEEDFSFLNKIAQEEGVKLKISSGILILFEEEILSENTALLSISLDNVEEFEIKDKSNDIYDAIEVKYFDTKKQKEEKVIITKQELETGQKSDNYKKVYSIKSRAKSGDLKKLAKKTLENINKREIEASLKIIGCKELFSGCIISLSDAGEFSGNYVVTRLQHNFPKFITSIEMYKIKKDMKEEKEK comes from the coding sequence ATGGCTAGTTCAAATTTAGTTAGGAGAGCCTCTCCTACCTTTTTTATAAACAATAAAGATGTAACTGAAGAAATGTTAAAACATATAGTTGATATGGAAATTGTGGACAACTTGGAAGGTACATTAGATGAAATAATAATAAAGCTTAACAATGAAAACAATAGATTTCTAACAACAAACTGGGCTATTCCAAAAGGAACAGAAGCAAAAATAGGAATAAAAACTTTAAATTGGAATAGTGAATTTGAAGGAGAAAGCCACAGTGACATAGGAATTTTTAATATAGATATAAGGCAATTTAATAGAAAAACTGCAACATTTAAAGGAATATCTGCACCACTTAGTTCAAGAGATGCAAAAAGGTCTAAAATATGGGCTAATATTTCTTTAGAAGCACTTGGAAAAGAATTTGCTGATAGATACAAGTTAAAGTATTTTTATAAAGTTAAAGAAAATATAACATTAAAAAATATAAAACAAGAAGAAGAAGAAGATTTCTCTTTTTTAAATAAAATTGCACAAGAAGAAGGAGTAAAACTAAAAATATCTAGTGGAATCCTTATATTATTTGAAGAAGAAATATTATCAGAAAATACAGCATTATTAAGTATTAGTTTAGATAATGTTGAAGAGTTTGAAATAAAGGATAAATCAAATGATATTTATGATGCAATAGAAGTAAAATACTTTGATACTAAAAAACAAAAAGAAGAAAAGGTTATTATAACAAAGCAAGAATTAGAAACTGGACAAAAATCAGATAATTATAAAAAAGTTTATTCTATAAAATCCAGGGCTAAAAGTGGAGATTTAAAAAAATTAGCAAAAAAAACTCTTGAAAATATAAATAAAAGAGAAATAGAAGCTAGTTTAAAAATTATAGGATGTAAGGAATTATTCAGTGGTTGTATTATTTCATTATCTGATGCTGGAGAGTTTTCAGGAAATTATGTTGTGACTAGACTTCAACATAATTTTCCAAAATTTATAACATCTATTGAGATGTATAAAATTAAAAAAGATATGAAAGAGGAGAAAGAAAAATGA
- a CDS encoding phage tail sheath family protein, protein MGKFQHGTSYKEMPSGLKIFVETQTPTVIVGTGTINMGDMSCVNKPVLIQNAKDAATYFGSTNNIKGFTINEALYLAFNVFNVKPIVVINVLNPSEHKTAHTEEGVVVKEFKATLAKTGIINDENLVVKNNETSVVVQKEKYTCSFDDEGKLTVTLAKTETAIKKIDVSYNFLDVSKLKETDVIGSIDPQTLEAKGLECLKEIFPKYSMIPSCVVAPDFSTAKIRVALDAKSAVINDKWASMSIPEMPNTTKYGEVIAFKKEKNYIDADQAITWGCPYIEDEVFHFSTVMALHMQSIDAQFDGVPCESPSNKNIKMQGIGYYEGNTFKKVNLDEAEANLLNENGISTIIRQPNGTVFWGNRTSVFQPGGETDPKDVWIPVKRMFKYIGNTIMLNNTIEVDKGMTPSQAKSIETNINVWLNSLKNDNKLLGGRVEFKPEENSEQDMIAGKFKWHIYLGAIIPGESLEFRLEYDSKYLKLLFQR, encoded by the coding sequence ATGGGTAAATTTCAACATGGTACAAGTTATAAGGAAATGCCTTCAGGGTTAAAAATATTTGTAGAAACTCAAACTCCAACTGTAATAGTTGGAACAGGTACTATTAATATGGGAGATATGAGCTGTGTTAATAAACCTGTTCTTATACAAAATGCAAAAGATGCAGCAACATATTTTGGAAGTACAAATAACATAAAAGGATTTACTATAAATGAAGCATTATATTTAGCTTTCAATGTATTTAACGTAAAACCTATTGTTGTTATAAATGTTTTAAATCCTAGTGAACATAAAACTGCACATACTGAGGAAGGAGTTGTTGTAAAAGAGTTTAAAGCAACTCTTGCAAAAACTGGAATTATAAATGATGAAAATTTGGTTGTTAAAAACAATGAAACATCAGTAGTAGTTCAAAAAGAAAAATATACTTGTTCATTTGATGATGAAGGAAAATTAACTGTTACATTAGCAAAAACAGAAACAGCAATTAAAAAAATAGATGTTTCATATAATTTCTTAGATGTTAGCAAATTAAAAGAAACTGATGTAATTGGAAGTATAGATCCACAAACATTAGAAGCAAAAGGACTTGAATGTTTAAAGGAAATATTCCCTAAATATTCAATGATACCTAGTTGTGTAGTTGCTCCTGATTTTTCAACAGCAAAAATAAGAGTAGCATTAGATGCTAAATCAGCTGTTATAAATGACAAATGGGCATCTATGTCAATTCCTGAAATGCCTAATACTACAAAATATGGAGAAGTTATAGCATTTAAAAAAGAAAAAAATTATATAGATGCTGACCAAGCAATAACTTGGGGTTGTCCATATATAGAAGATGAAGTATTCCACTTCTCAACAGTAATGGCATTACATATGCAATCTATAGATGCACAATTTGATGGAGTTCCTTGTGAAAGTCCTTCAAATAAAAATATAAAAATGCAAGGAATTGGATATTATGAAGGAAATACATTTAAAAAAGTTAATTTAGATGAAGCTGAAGCTAATCTATTAAATGAAAATGGAATTTCTACAATAATAAGACAACCAAATGGAACTGTATTCTGGGGTAATAGAACATCTGTATTCCAACCTGGTGGAGAAACAGATCCAAAAGATGTTTGGATACCAGTTAAGAGAATGTTTAAATATATTGGAAATACAATAATGTTAAATAATACTATTGAAGTTGATAAAGGAATGACACCTTCTCAAGCTAAGAGTATAGAAACTAATATAAATGTTTGGCTAAATTCTTTGAAAAATGATAATAAGTTACTTGGTGGAAGAGTTGAATTTAAACCTGAAGAAAACTCTGAACAAGATATGATAGCAGGAAAATTCAAATGGCATATCTATCTAGGAGCAATCATTCCAGGAGAAAGTTTAGAATTTAGATTAGAATATGATTCAAAATATTTAAAATTATTATTTCAAAGATAG